Proteins encoded by one window of Collimonas fungivorans:
- a CDS encoding FecR domain-containing protein — translation MTETSINPAIIREAATWLMKLHGDDATEADQQAWQHWRSRSPEHQRAWQCAQRLTDSFSDIPPELGMPVLDRPAYPQQRRAALKALAVLLSTAPVAWLAAKLPWEDWTAEYQTATGERSTIALADGTQLILNTASSVDVKFDGRQRLVQLYTGEVLVTTAADKMLPARPFRVQTRHGMLRALGTRFDVRQEGMRSHVAVFEGAIELTPLKAAAVVVQAGQQCSFSASQAGPVLAVDEAQALWSQGVLFADKMRLADFVQELSRYRHGRLSCDPAVAEQRVSGTYQLKDTDQVLALLSKVLPVRIERVTQYWVTVRAA, via the coding sequence ATGACAGAGACATCGATCAATCCGGCGATCATTCGCGAAGCCGCCACCTGGCTGATGAAGCTGCATGGCGACGATGCTACCGAAGCCGACCAGCAAGCCTGGCAGCACTGGCGTTCGCGCAGCCCCGAACACCAGCGCGCATGGCAATGCGCGCAACGGCTCACCGACTCGTTCAGCGACATTCCTCCCGAGCTGGGCATGCCGGTGCTTGACCGTCCGGCCTATCCGCAGCAGCGTCGGGCGGCGCTCAAGGCCCTGGCTGTGCTGCTAAGCACAGCGCCGGTGGCCTGGCTGGCCGCCAAGCTGCCGTGGGAGGACTGGACTGCCGAATACCAGACCGCAACCGGCGAGCGCAGCACGATTGCGCTGGCGGACGGTACCCAGCTGATCCTGAATACCGCCAGTTCGGTCGATGTCAAATTCGACGGCCGCCAGCGCCTGGTCCAGCTTTACACCGGCGAAGTGCTGGTGACCACGGCAGCCGACAAGATGCTGCCGGCGCGTCCGTTCAGGGTGCAGACGCGGCATGGCATGCTGCGTGCGCTCGGCACCCGCTTCGACGTCAGGCAAGAGGGCATGCGCAGCCATGTGGCGGTGTTCGAGGGAGCGATCGAGTTGACGCCGCTGAAAGCGGCAGCCGTGGTGGTGCAAGCCGGCCAGCAGTGCAGCTTTAGCGCGAGCCAGGCCGGGCCGGTGCTGGCGGTGGACGAGGCCCAGGCGCTCTGGTCGCAAGGCGTGCTGTTTGCGGACAAGATGCGGCTGGCCGATTTTGTCCAGGAACTCTCTCGCTATCGCCACGGCCGTCTCAGCTGCGATCCGGCGGTGGCGGAGCAACGCGTCTCGGGCACCTATCAGCTGAAGGACACCGACCAGGTGCTGGCCCTGCTCAGCAAGGTGCTGCCGGTGCGGATAGAGAGAGTCACCCAGTACTGGGTCACCGTAAGGGCAGCCTAG
- a CDS encoding NCS1 family nucleobase:cation symporter-1, which translates to MEQHNAIIKPSYHDRLTNDDLAPLKKQTWGSYNIFAFWMSDVHSVGGYVTAGSLFALGLSSWQVLVALLAGIMIVQFFANLVAKPSQVTSAPYPVICRTTFGVLGANIPAIIRGLIAVAWYGIQTYLASGAFLLILLKFFPQLAIYADLKQYGFAGLSYFGWLGFMVMWVLQAIVFWTGMDAIRRFIDWAGPAVYVVMFLLAAWLISKAGWSNIDLNLGGIKYSGAAAIPIMINATALVVSYFSGPMLNFGDFSRYGKDYQSVKRGNFWGLPVNFLGFSLLTVVCIAATLPLYGKLITDPVEMVSHIDNTFAVVLGGLTFMIATVGINIVANFVSPAFDFSNVAPKLVSWRMGGMIAAVASIFITPWNLFNNPHVIHYTLDILGSFIGPLFGILIADFYLVKKQQVIVDDLYTMDPKGAYWYSNGYNPKAIIALIPSAVIPVLCVLLPSLGSLANFTWFIGMACGLAIYWTISDKQAVPKAAGAASA; encoded by the coding sequence ATGGAACAGCACAATGCGATTATCAAGCCCTCGTATCACGACCGGCTGACCAACGACGACCTGGCGCCGCTGAAAAAACAGACCTGGGGCAGCTACAATATTTTTGCGTTCTGGATGTCCGATGTGCACAGCGTAGGCGGCTACGTGACCGCCGGCAGCCTGTTTGCGCTCGGGTTGAGCAGCTGGCAGGTGCTGGTGGCGCTGCTGGCCGGCATCATGATCGTGCAGTTCTTCGCCAACCTGGTGGCCAAGCCCAGCCAGGTCACCAGCGCCCCTTATCCGGTCATTTGCCGCACTACCTTCGGCGTGCTGGGAGCGAACATCCCGGCGATTATCCGCGGACTGATTGCGGTAGCCTGGTACGGCATCCAGACTTACCTGGCGTCCGGCGCCTTCTTGCTGATCTTGCTCAAGTTTTTCCCGCAGCTGGCGATTTACGCCGACCTCAAGCAATACGGTTTTGCCGGCCTGTCTTATTTCGGCTGGCTGGGTTTCATGGTGATGTGGGTGTTGCAGGCGATCGTGTTCTGGACTGGCATGGACGCCATCCGCAGGTTCATCGACTGGGCCGGGCCGGCGGTGTACGTGGTGATGTTCCTGCTGGCCGCCTGGCTGATCAGCAAGGCCGGCTGGAGCAATATCGACCTGAACCTGGGCGGCATCAAATACAGCGGCGCGGCGGCGATCCCGATCATGATCAATGCTACCGCGCTGGTGGTGTCTTATTTCTCGGGGCCGATGCTCAACTTCGGCGATTTTTCGCGCTACGGCAAGGATTACCAATCGGTAAAACGGGGAAATTTCTGGGGCCTGCCGGTCAATTTCCTCGGCTTTTCATTGCTGACCGTAGTCTGCATCGCTGCCACCTTGCCGCTGTACGGTAAGCTGATTACCGATCCGGTGGAGATGGTGAGCCATATCGACAACACTTTTGCGGTGGTGCTGGGTGGCCTGACTTTCATGATCGCCACGGTCGGCATCAATATCGTCGCCAACTTCGTGTCGCCGGCTTTCGATTTTTCCAACGTGGCGCCGAAGCTGGTCAGCTGGCGCATGGGCGGCATGATCGCCGCGGTCGCCTCGATTTTCATCACGCCCTGGAACCTGTTCAACAATCCGCATGTGATCCATTACACGCTGGATATCCTGGGTTCCTTCATCGGCCCCTTGTTCGGCATCCTGATTGCCGATTTCTACCTGGTGAAAAAACAGCAGGTGATCGTCGACGACCTCTACACCATGGATCCGAAGGGCGCTTACTGGTACAGCAATGGCTATAACCCCAAGGCCATCATCGCGCTGATCCCGTCGGCAGTGATTCCGGTGCTGTGCGTATTGCTGCCGTCGCTTGGCAGCCTGGCCAATTTCACCTGGTTCATCGGCATGGCATGCGGCCTGGCGATTTACTGGACCATCAGCGATAAACAGGCCGTGCCGAAGGCGGCAGGAGCAGCGAGCGCCTGA
- a CDS encoding TonB-dependent siderophore receptor: protein MHVACCFLVSAGSIVPQQAWAQAGQPAKDYSIAGGKLNQALAVFAVKAGISLAYDAALLQDKYSPGLAGRYPVAEALARLLNGTGLEAAAKAEGGYLLRVTPPAPPVASAAAVAEKAAAREDTLLMAMTVTGTTEAPEPAQGFAAASSSSATRGDTPLSEIAQSVQVVTKDVMASQQAQSLLDALHDVSGVNIYNRGVDSAIYIRGFAAPSRINGLEQGPSPIDNASSPLHTPLAAIERIDVLKGADSIIANGQMQPGGLANIITKRPQAEAVRELTLEAGSYGHQRMTLDLAGALSEDQAWTHRLILSGNRDPNATGRYDSEREVYAAPSLGFSHGDTTAVVGLSYQRNQHASGGFGPLGAVDDGTRSTSLGASYDLQQKLGGGWSWQSKGNYMKTQVSFESYYCAQSKADSSGAAMRGCQPQAGEATSYGWNVENSVRGSFFTGPVKHVVLAGVAFHHSWRAAPQIEIGDSVMASLSADSLPEVSQSSLAPWPDSSSQSYNTSNWFLQDQLSWRRWHLLANLGYTKAWSHSIDAQSGDDTALHPRSKPVYNIGLAYQLTDSMMVYVNQQKSFVLQAQASGPGPNGGPAGIYNFPATEGKSIEAGLKLNLFGERLLLTASAFRATHSKVLYGEVDDAGVTRLLGSLPPTVSYGTELDVAGSPAPGWNLIASYSYTGFKAGQPSDFSFAVDRVARHQASFWSSYDLQSPGWRGWGYGLGMSSRGGYRNINDDYMGGQFSTDANLRYKSRLWSLTLGMRNIFDRKLYGSFASIPEGSGFEQGRTVVLTGRYNF from the coding sequence ATGCACGTCGCGTGCTGCTTCCTGGTTTCCGCAGGTTCGATCGTTCCTCAGCAAGCATGGGCGCAAGCGGGGCAGCCGGCAAAAGACTATTCGATCGCCGGCGGCAAGCTGAACCAGGCATTGGCGGTGTTTGCCGTCAAGGCTGGCATTTCGCTTGCCTACGATGCGGCCCTGCTGCAAGACAAATACAGCCCGGGGCTGGCCGGCCGTTATCCGGTCGCTGAAGCGCTGGCTCGCCTGCTGAACGGTACCGGACTGGAAGCAGCGGCCAAGGCGGAGGGCGGATACCTGCTGCGGGTCACGCCGCCGGCGCCGCCTGTTGCTTCTGCTGCTGCGGTGGCCGAGAAAGCCGCTGCAAGAGAGGATACGCTCCTGATGGCAATGACGGTCACCGGGACCACGGAAGCGCCTGAGCCGGCCCAAGGATTTGCCGCTGCCAGCAGCAGCAGCGCTACGCGCGGCGATACGCCGCTGTCCGAGATCGCGCAATCGGTGCAGGTGGTGACCAAGGACGTCATGGCCAGCCAGCAGGCGCAATCGCTGCTGGATGCCTTGCATGACGTCAGCGGTGTCAATATCTACAACCGCGGCGTCGATTCAGCCATCTATATCCGCGGGTTTGCCGCGCCGTCCCGCATCAACGGCCTGGAGCAGGGGCCTTCTCCCATCGACAACGCCAGCTCGCCGCTGCATACGCCGCTGGCGGCTATCGAGCGGATCGACGTACTCAAGGGCGCCGATTCGATCATCGCCAACGGCCAGATGCAGCCGGGCGGCCTGGCCAATATCATCACCAAGCGGCCGCAAGCCGAAGCGGTGCGCGAGCTGACGCTGGAAGCCGGCAGCTATGGCCATCAGCGGATGACGCTCGACCTCGCGGGAGCCTTGTCGGAAGATCAAGCATGGACGCACCGGCTGATCCTGTCCGGTAACCGCGACCCGAACGCAACCGGCCGTTATGACAGCGAGCGCGAGGTGTATGCCGCGCCGTCGCTTGGTTTTAGTCACGGCGATACCACTGCGGTGGTCGGCCTGAGTTACCAGCGTAACCAGCATGCGAGCGGCGGCTTCGGCCCCTTGGGTGCGGTTGACGACGGCACCCGCAGCACCAGCCTCGGCGCCAGCTACGACTTGCAGCAGAAACTGGGTGGCGGCTGGAGCTGGCAGAGCAAGGGCAACTACATGAAGACGCAGGTCTCCTTCGAGTCTTACTATTGCGCGCAAAGCAAGGCTGACAGCAGCGGTGCGGCAATGCGCGGCTGCCAGCCGCAGGCGGGAGAGGCGACGTCTTATGGCTGGAATGTCGAGAATAGCGTGCGTGGCAGTTTTTTTACCGGGCCCGTAAAACACGTCGTGCTGGCCGGCGTGGCGTTTCACCATAGCTGGCGTGCGGCGCCGCAGATCGAAATCGGCGATTCTGTCATGGCCTCCTTGTCGGCGGACAGCCTGCCGGAAGTTTCCCAGTCCAGCCTGGCCCCGTGGCCGGATTCATCCTCGCAGAGCTACAACACCAGCAACTGGTTCTTGCAAGACCAGCTGAGCTGGCGGCGCTGGCATTTGCTGGCCAATCTCGGTTATACCAAGGCCTGGTCGCACAGCATCGATGCGCAGAGCGGCGACGACACCGCGTTGCATCCGCGCAGCAAGCCGGTCTACAACATCGGCCTGGCATATCAGCTGACCGACAGCATGATGGTGTACGTTAACCAGCAAAAGAGTTTTGTGCTGCAGGCGCAGGCTTCAGGGCCCGGTCCCAACGGCGGCCCGGCGGGAATCTATAATTTTCCGGCGACCGAAGGCAAATCGATCGAAGCGGGATTGAAGCTCAACCTGTTCGGCGAGCGATTGCTGCTTACCGCGTCGGCGTTCCGCGCGACCCATTCCAAGGTCCTGTATGGCGAGGTAGACGATGCCGGCGTCACACGGTTGCTGGGATCGCTGCCGCCCACTGTCAGCTACGGCACGGAGCTGGACGTGGCTGGGAGCCCGGCGCCGGGCTGGAATCTGATTGCATCCTATAGCTACACCGGATTCAAGGCCGGGCAGCCGTCCGATTTTTCTTTTGCGGTGGATCGCGTGGCGCGCCACCAGGCCAGTTTCTGGAGCAGCTACGATCTGCAGAGCCCCGGCTGGAGAGGCTGGGGCTACGGCCTGGGAATGAGCAGCCGCGGCGGTTACCGCAACATCAACGACGACTACATGGGAGGCCAGTTCAGCACCGACGCCAACTTGCGCTACAAATCCAGGTTATGGTCGCTCACGCTCGGCATGAGGAACATCTTCGATCGCAAGCTGTATGGCAGCTTCGCCAGCATTCCGGAAGGCAGCGGTTTTGAACAGGGACGCACCGTCGTGCTGACCGGCCGCTACAATTTCTGA
- a CDS encoding autotransporter domain-containing protein encodes MKYKLLLAILGALGMEAGLHHAYAMDMHVHGNQVFLSGDVVFSDGYVLADYLARLRVQGRVIDTLVMRNSNGGSVTGGYDVGDLARRQGLKTVFSGYCISACTMMFAGGAVRAFSNLDQPNPGDINSGHFLGIHGMTGAHDSYLDSSRNTSFYQYFLKAIANGNLAATDAQLLDDAFSDHGNAYARLFDPAAGKSPSVFWCHPDCANPKQYKAYPKDDVYNTGFVTQHTPETTVDSVTITGQALSGNINPNYANKYDPAAKKIDTTLVGWLANWNLLGAYLPKGSAPALSGVPYLIDLVDQERSIYNAMSPADRVKALTQGLNAVYNDPSQYDPDEAKSQRADPNSDYNKAIRAFVKYSATPLIDTSGISTGDSFGFMTLVNSQWTLPKGIHTAMDALVMQDSALHLRGGILDIPVNTFYGRSALEGEGQLGESQLWARMNFMDRAVLHPTGKGIDWSGNPRLNDYSALAFDIAPGQAGQPALLRFGLYDGGSYTSMSALSIRSSTAQLALHMTPGFYRTAQSYALVGYSSGFRAQLQQAQKNGLAPANVNIVVNRFAHLVRADAQGQPVAGYDVNPATDAFHPFDDSVISFHVSQKDDGISLSADEAFLGKSAFCNRAGCGLGNALSSASQQSGSALAPLLGGLQFSTNAQAAQARQQIEGAGYAAQRTASLYLINDFGAALTQHLRSTDRAAERQGTAAIAAAMPLNSGGPGHAVDASSMLSYLGGSDDPVAKPDAPASDTNLWGRVFGHYGHLSGQDQMSAWRQDSSGLVLGLDRRAGERLTWGGSLGYGTLSVNGVGNGYRGQTNAIDGRLYLRYATDRHYLDASAGATHLSSTATRSVDLSASQLPFSAQAQARNSGNALSLHVEHGWTLQDQRGWVWQPILPAIDVVRLSGVDFRDQATDPAIALSVHADQVTDTRVGAGLQLAKTFTLVSKESVNPTSWTPHARILVQRAFGNRDGYFTNRFTNAPEAGTFEVRGPQVGPNHLQLNFGVVARQAGAWAVLVDYTGDIAAHGQDQGLAVGARYTW; translated from the coding sequence ATGAAATACAAGCTGTTGCTGGCCATTTTGGGGGCGCTGGGCATGGAGGCGGGCCTACACCATGCCTATGCGATGGACATGCATGTGCACGGGAACCAGGTGTTCCTGTCGGGCGACGTGGTGTTTTCGGATGGCTACGTGCTGGCGGACTACCTGGCCCGGCTGCGCGTCCAGGGACGGGTCATCGATACGCTGGTGATGCGCAATTCGAACGGCGGCTCCGTAACCGGCGGTTACGACGTTGGCGACCTGGCGCGGCGCCAGGGCCTGAAGACAGTCTTCTCCGGCTACTGCATCTCGGCCTGCACCATGATGTTTGCGGGCGGCGCGGTGCGCGCCTTTTCGAACCTCGACCAGCCTAATCCTGGCGATATCAACAGCGGTCACTTTCTTGGCATCCACGGCATGACCGGCGCTCATGATAGCTATCTGGATTCCAGCCGGAACACTTCTTTCTACCAGTATTTTCTGAAAGCGATCGCCAACGGCAACCTTGCCGCCACGGACGCTCAGTTGCTGGACGATGCCTTCAGCGACCATGGCAACGCATATGCCAGGTTATTCGATCCGGCCGCCGGCAAAAGTCCGTCTGTGTTCTGGTGCCACCCGGACTGTGCCAATCCGAAACAGTACAAGGCCTATCCCAAGGACGATGTCTACAACACCGGATTCGTCACCCAGCATACGCCTGAAACGACCGTAGACTCTGTAACCATAACGGGGCAGGCATTGTCTGGCAACATCAATCCGAACTACGCCAACAAGTATGACCCTGCCGCTAAAAAGATAGATACGACGCTGGTCGGCTGGCTGGCCAACTGGAATCTCCTGGGAGCTTATTTACCCAAGGGATCCGCTCCGGCCCTGAGCGGCGTGCCCTACCTGATCGACCTGGTTGACCAGGAACGGAGCATATACAACGCAATGAGCCCGGCCGACCGGGTCAAGGCGCTCACGCAGGGCCTGAATGCCGTCTACAACGACCCCAGCCAATATGATCCTGATGAAGCCAAGAGCCAGCGCGCCGATCCGAATTCAGACTACAACAAGGCAATCCGGGCCTTCGTAAAATATAGCGCGACGCCGCTGATCGACACGTCGGGCATATCGACCGGCGATTCATTTGGCTTCATGACCTTGGTAAACTCCCAATGGACCCTGCCCAAGGGAATACATACCGCGATGGATGCGCTGGTAATGCAGGACAGCGCCCTGCATCTGCGAGGCGGCATCCTTGACATCCCGGTCAACACATTTTACGGGCGCAGCGCCCTTGAAGGTGAAGGCCAGCTCGGTGAGTCCCAGCTGTGGGCGCGCATGAATTTCATGGATCGCGCCGTCCTGCATCCGACCGGAAAAGGGATCGACTGGAGCGGCAATCCCCGATTGAATGACTATTCGGCGCTGGCCTTCGATATTGCGCCTGGCCAGGCCGGGCAGCCTGCCTTGTTACGATTCGGCCTCTACGATGGCGGCAGCTATACTTCCATGAGTGCGCTGAGTATCCGTTCCAGTACGGCGCAACTTGCCCTGCATATGACTCCCGGCTTTTATCGCACCGCTCAATCGTACGCTTTGGTCGGCTATTCTTCCGGCTTCCGGGCGCAGCTGCAGCAGGCGCAAAAGAATGGCCTGGCTCCCGCCAATGTAAACATCGTGGTTAACCGCTTCGCGCACCTGGTCCGCGCCGATGCGCAAGGCCAGCCCGTGGCCGGCTACGATGTCAACCCCGCCACGGATGCCTTTCATCCTTTCGACGATTCCGTGATCAGTTTCCACGTGTCCCAGAAGGATGACGGCATTTCACTCAGCGCCGACGAAGCGTTTCTCGGCAAGTCCGCGTTCTGCAACCGCGCAGGCTGCGGCCTGGGCAACGCCCTCAGCTCCGCTTCCCAGCAAAGCGGCTCGGCGCTGGCGCCGCTGCTGGGCGGATTGCAGTTTTCCACCAATGCCCAGGCGGCGCAGGCCCGGCAACAGATCGAAGGCGCCGGTTATGCCGCCCAGCGGACCGCCTCGCTATATCTGATCAACGACTTCGGCGCGGCCCTGACCCAGCACTTGCGTTCGACCGACCGCGCCGCCGAGCGGCAGGGTACGGCTGCCATTGCAGCAGCGATGCCGCTCAATTCCGGCGGACCTGGCCATGCCGTCGACGCCTCCAGCATGCTCAGCTATCTGGGCGGCAGCGACGACCCCGTTGCGAAACCTGATGCTCCGGCGAGCGACACCAATCTTTGGGGCCGTGTGTTCGGTCACTACGGACACCTGAGCGGACAGGACCAGATGTCGGCCTGGCGGCAAGACAGCTCAGGACTGGTGCTGGGCCTGGACCGGCGGGCCGGCGAGCGCCTGACCTGGGGCGGCTCGCTCGGTTACGGCACGCTTTCGGTGAACGGCGTCGGCAACGGCTACCGCGGGCAAACCAACGCCATCGACGGCCGCCTTTACCTGCGCTACGCAACCGACCGCCATTACCTGGACGCCTCTGCCGGAGCGACGCATCTGTCCAGCACCGCCACGCGCTCGGTTGACTTGAGCGCCTCGCAACTGCCTTTTTCCGCACAAGCCCAGGCGCGCAACAGCGGCAACGCCTTGTCGCTGCATGTGGAGCACGGCTGGACCCTGCAAGACCAGCGAGGATGGGTGTGGCAGCCGATCCTGCCGGCCATTGATGTAGTGCGCCTGTCAGGCGTCGATTTCCGCGACCAGGCCACGGATCCGGCTATCGCACTGTCAGTGCATGCCGACCAGGTGACCGATACCCGGGTCGGCGCCGGGCTGCAGCTGGCCAAGACGTTTACCCTGGTTTCGAAAGAATCCGTGAATCCCACCAGCTGGACTCCGCATGCCCGCATCCTGGTGCAGCGCGCATTCGGCAACCGCGATGGATATTTTACAAACCGCTTCACCAACGCTCCCGAGGCCGGGACATTCGAAGTGCGCGGGCCGCAGGTCGGTCCCAATCATCTCCAGCTCAATTTTGGGGTGGTGGCCCGCCAGGCCGGGGCCTGGGCAGTCCTGGTCGACTACACCGGAGATATCGCGGCACATGGCCAGGATCAGGGGCTTGCCGTGGGAGCACGGTACACCTGGTAA
- a CDS encoding sigma-70 family RNA polymerase sigma factor → MPKVDATPMQSLYIDHHNWLVGWLRRRLGNIDHAADIAQDTFVRVLLKPAIEVIEEPRAYLTVIAKGLVANAYRREALERAYLETLALLPEAQAPSLEYRAILLETLFEVDAMLDRLPPKARSTFLLSQLEGLTYAEIAEQLNISVRTVKRHMVLGFEQCLTFSLP, encoded by the coding sequence ATGCCCAAGGTGGACGCTACGCCGATGCAGTCGTTGTACATTGACCATCACAACTGGCTGGTGGGCTGGTTGCGCAGGCGCCTCGGCAATATCGACCACGCTGCGGATATCGCGCAAGACACTTTTGTACGGGTCTTGCTGAAACCTGCAATCGAGGTGATCGAAGAGCCGCGCGCCTACCTGACGGTCATCGCCAAAGGCCTGGTGGCGAATGCTTATCGGCGCGAAGCGCTGGAGCGTGCTTACCTGGAGACGCTGGCCTTGCTGCCCGAAGCGCAGGCGCCGTCGCTGGAATATCGCGCCATCCTGCTGGAGACCCTGTTCGAAGTCGACGCCATGCTGGACCGCCTGCCGCCCAAGGCACGCAGCACTTTCCTGCTGTCGCAGCTGGAAGGCCTGACTTACGCCGAGATCGCCGAGCAGCTGAACATTTCGGTCAGGACCGTGAAGCGCCATATGGTGCTGGGTTTCGAGCAGTGCCTGACGTTTTCCTTGCCATGA
- a CDS encoding STN domain-containing protein: protein MTFQRARHATIKVWGLLLAAALSMRVTSVLPAAGFEAGRSYAIAAGPLSQKLALFAATAGISIAYAPESVRNKCSPGLEGNFPLTEAFARLLQGTGLESVEKAERGYLLRGREPRPASVSPYTHETAPAAIRPPE from the coding sequence ATGACCTTCCAACGCGCACGACATGCGACTATCAAGGTGTGGGGTTTGCTGCTGGCGGCGGCTCTATCGATGCGCGTGACCAGCGTGCTGCCTGCCGCCGGTTTTGAAGCCGGGCGCAGCTACGCCATCGCAGCCGGGCCCTTGAGCCAGAAGCTGGCCCTGTTTGCCGCGACGGCAGGCATTTCGATTGCTTATGCGCCAGAGTCGGTGCGGAACAAATGCAGCCCGGGCCTGGAAGGAAATTTCCCGCTTACGGAAGCATTTGCCAGATTATTGCAGGGTACCGGCCTGGAAAGCGTGGAGAAGGCGGAGCGGGGATACCTGTTGCGAGGGAGAGAGCCAAGGCCTGCGTCGGTCTCACCATACACCCATGAAACCGCGCCTGCTGCCATCCGGCCGCCTGAGTAG
- a CDS encoding aspartate/glutamate racemase family protein — protein sequence MKIKIINPNTTWSMTEKIGQCARRVAAIGTEVIAVSPEMGPASIESHYDEALSVPGILDEIRKGEAAGIDAYVIACFGDPGLYAAREAARGPVIGIAEAAMHAASLIGGSFSVVTTLERTCGIAWHLAERYGMQRFCRKVRACELNVLDLERPGSDAYRIILAECRQAMEQDRVDSIVLGCAGMSDLCKAIAEELGIAVIDGVTVALKLAESLVQLGLKTGKRGDLAFPLAKPYTGPLEKFSWDRAPGRP from the coding sequence TTGAAAATCAAAATCATCAATCCTAATACGACCTGGAGCATGACCGAGAAAATCGGCCAGTGCGCGCGCCGGGTCGCCGCCATCGGCACCGAGGTGATCGCGGTCAGCCCGGAGATGGGGCCGGCGTCGATTGAAAGCCACTACGACGAGGCGCTGAGCGTGCCAGGCATCCTCGATGAAATCAGGAAGGGCGAGGCGGCCGGCATCGATGCCTATGTAATCGCCTGTTTCGGCGATCCCGGCCTGTATGCCGCACGCGAAGCCGCGCGCGGCCCGGTGATCGGCATCGCCGAAGCGGCGATGCACGCCGCCAGCCTGATCGGCGGCAGTTTCAGCGTGGTCACCACGCTGGAGCGGACCTGCGGCATCGCCTGGCACCTGGCCGAGCGATACGGCATGCAGCGCTTTTGCCGCAAGGTGCGCGCTTGCGAACTGAATGTACTGGACCTGGAGCGGCCGGGCTCGGACGCGTATCGCATCATCCTGGCTGAATGCCGGCAGGCGATGGAGCAGGACAGGGTTGACAGCATCGTGCTCGGTTGCGCCGGCATGAGCGATCTCTGCAAGGCGATTGCAGAAGAGCTCGGCATCGCCGTGATCGACGGCGTGACGGTGGCGCTGAAACTGGCGGAAAGCCTGGTGCAACTGGGCTTGAAGACAGGCAAGCGCGGCGACCTAGCGTTTCCCCTGGCTAAACCCTATACCGGTCCGCTGGAAAAATTTTCCTGGGATCGCGCGCCTGGCCGGCCATAG
- a CDS encoding GntR family transcriptional regulator — protein sequence MSAVPRGEQAELSNDEIDARIHLAIIDAILDHQLPPGTRLVEAPLCEAFGVTRGTLRRVFVKLAHERVIDLQPNRGAVIAMHDVKEAREVFEARVILEGGSVRSLAGKRKVLPELRTLVKREHALREQGNWGEWIRLSGEFHIKLSEANQNNIVSAYLRTLIARTSLLIGLYETPKRNSCSADEHGGILDAIEQGDAERAARLMEHHLGEYASELLTETGQPKEVDFARLFSPVRAA from the coding sequence ATGAGCGCAGTCCCCAGAGGCGAGCAGGCCGAGTTGAGCAACGATGAAATCGATGCCCGCATCCACCTCGCCATCATCGACGCCATCCTCGACCACCAGCTGCCGCCGGGAACGCGCCTGGTCGAAGCGCCGCTATGCGAAGCATTCGGCGTGACGCGCGGCACCTTGAGGCGGGTTTTTGTGAAACTGGCGCATGAACGCGTGATCGACCTGCAGCCGAACCGCGGCGCGGTGATCGCCATGCATGACGTCAAGGAAGCGCGCGAAGTGTTCGAGGCGCGCGTCATCCTCGAAGGCGGCTCGGTCAGGAGCCTGGCCGGCAAGCGCAAGGTGTTACCGGAATTGCGCACACTGGTGAAACGGGAACACGCGTTGCGCGAGCAAGGCAACTGGGGGGAATGGATACGCCTGTCGGGTGAATTCCATATCAAGCTCAGCGAAGCCAACCAGAACAATATCGTCAGCGCCTACCTGCGCACCCTGATTGCGCGCACTTCCCTGCTGATAGGCTTGTATGAAACGCCGAAACGCAACAGCTGCTCGGCCGACGAACACGGCGGCATCCTGGATGCGATCGAACAAGGGGATGCGGAACGCGCCGCCAGGCTGATGGAACATCACCTGGGCGAATATGCCTCCGAGCTGCTGACCGAAACCGGCCAGCCCAAGGAAGTCGATTTCGCCAGGCTGTTTTCGCCGGTGCGCGCGGCCTGA